A single window of Thermoanaerobaculia bacterium DNA harbors:
- a CDS encoding histidine kinase codes for MPAASTLIAIALAYLGLLFLIAAVGDARAAAGRSPLANPWVYSLSLAVYCTAWTFYGSVGRAASDGYGFLPVYLGPTLGAALGWVVYRKIVRIAKNERLISIADFVASRYGKSTGLGALTAIVLVVGTVPYIALQLKAVSSSFLTLWHSTHLEQLAADRVSLACAGVLALFAILFGTRSVDLTEQHAGLVLAIAFESLVKLVAFLAVGIFVVWGLFDGLGDIFTRAAAQPELAAMLTRSEASDGDWVWMTLLSLLAFWFLPRQFQVAVVENVDERHLRTSSWLLPLYLLVINVFVLPIALAGRLTLGASGASADGYVLALPIFAGQEGLAVLVFIGGLSAATGMIIVESLALSNMVANDLVLPLLLRRKGPSEDFRFPLLVSRRLAIAGVVLLGHLYAVSATTGASLVTIGLISFAAVAQLAPATLGGLYWTGATRHGALAGIVGGAVLWGYTLPLPTLAGGQLFGTNFLAEGPLGIAFLRPQALFGLTGMDPLSHSLLWSLLVNLLLYVGVSSLGKPSAVERRQAQRFVGAFRREAGTDSSPWAAETPVAAVRGLLGRFIGEERADRALAARAEELGADITRDDTVADPELLAYAEKLLAGTTGAASARVALASVASEHTLGVGEVVELLDETSRVLAASRELEEKSRQLEAASAELRQVNDRLQELDRRKDEFLSTMAHELRTPLTAIRAFAEILHDNPDLGLDQRNEFLGIIARENERLTRLIQGLLDLAKLEAEGVYEGTGTVQLADVVRDAAESMGQLAHSRGALLELELASPLPRVAGDGDRLVQVVINLVSNALRHAATEAGRVVVSLDRRDGAVRLAVADNGPGIPANFREAVFERFRQVPRGNADRRQGAGLGLAISRKIVEQHGGRVWAESSTLGGARFVVELPAALDPPDHSGRPETSLPRHFEPGGAP; via the coding sequence TTGCCCGCCGCCAGCACGCTGATCGCGATCGCGCTCGCCTACCTGGGCCTCCTCTTCCTCATCGCCGCGGTCGGCGACGCCCGCGCCGCGGCGGGACGCAGCCCGCTCGCCAACCCCTGGGTCTATTCCCTCTCGCTCGCGGTCTATTGCACCGCCTGGACTTTTTACGGCAGCGTCGGGCGGGCGGCGAGCGACGGCTACGGCTTCCTGCCGGTCTATCTCGGTCCGACCCTCGGCGCCGCGCTCGGTTGGGTCGTCTACAGAAAGATCGTGCGCATCGCGAAGAACGAGCGCCTGATCTCGATCGCCGACTTCGTCGCTTCGCGCTACGGCAAGAGCACCGGGCTCGGAGCCCTGACCGCCATCGTGCTCGTCGTCGGAACAGTCCCTTATATCGCCCTGCAATTGAAGGCGGTCTCCTCCTCCTTCCTCACCCTCTGGCACAGCACGCACCTCGAACAGCTCGCCGCCGACCGCGTCTCGCTCGCCTGCGCGGGCGTCCTGGCTCTCTTCGCCATCCTCTTCGGCACGCGGTCGGTCGATCTCACCGAGCAGCATGCCGGACTCGTCCTCGCGATCGCCTTCGAATCGCTCGTCAAGCTGGTCGCCTTCCTGGCGGTCGGCATCTTCGTGGTCTGGGGACTCTTCGACGGCCTGGGCGACATCTTCACCCGCGCCGCCGCCCAACCCGAGCTCGCGGCGATGCTGACGCGCAGCGAGGCCAGCGACGGCGACTGGGTCTGGATGACCCTGCTGTCGCTCCTCGCCTTCTGGTTTCTGCCCCGCCAGTTCCAGGTCGCCGTGGTCGAGAACGTCGACGAGCGCCATCTGCGGACATCCTCCTGGCTGCTGCCGCTCTATCTGCTGGTGATCAACGTTTTCGTGCTGCCGATCGCCCTCGCCGGCCGGCTGACGCTGGGCGCTTCCGGGGCCTCCGCGGACGGCTACGTTCTCGCGCTGCCGATCTTTGCCGGACAGGAGGGGCTCGCGGTGCTGGTCTTCATCGGCGGCCTGTCGGCGGCCACCGGCATGATCATCGTCGAGAGCCTGGCGCTCTCGAACATGGTCGCGAACGATCTCGTCCTGCCGCTTCTCCTGCGCCGTAAGGGCCCGTCGGAGGACTTTCGCTTTCCGCTCCTCGTCAGCCGGCGCCTGGCGATCGCCGGAGTCGTGCTGCTCGGCCATCTCTATGCGGTCTCGGCGACGACCGGCGCCTCGCTGGTGACCATCGGCCTGATCTCCTTCGCGGCGGTGGCGCAGCTCGCTCCGGCGACCCTCGGCGGGCTCTACTGGACCGGCGCAACCCGGCACGGCGCGCTGGCGGGAATCGTCGGCGGAGCCGTCCTCTGGGGCTATACGCTGCCTCTGCCGACGCTCGCCGGCGGCCAACTGTTCGGGACGAACTTCCTCGCCGAGGGCCCGTTGGGAATCGCCTTCCTGCGCCCCCAGGCGCTCTTCGGACTGACCGGGATGGACCCGCTCTCGCACTCGCTGCTGTGGAGCCTGCTGGTCAATCTCCTGCTCTACGTCGGGGTCTCCTCCCTGGGCAAGCCCAGCGCAGTCGAGCGCCGCCAGGCCCAGCGCTTCGTCGGGGCGTTCCGGCGCGAAGCCGGAACCGACTCGTCGCCCTGGGCGGCGGAGACTCCGGTCGCGGCGGTGCGCGGCCTGCTCGGCAGATTCATCGGCGAAGAGCGCGCCGACCGGGCGCTCGCGGCGCGCGCGGAGGAGCTCGGAGCGGACATCACCCGCGACGACACGGTGGCCGACCCGGAGCTGCTCGCCTACGCCGAAAAGCTCCTCGCCGGCACGACCGGCGCCGCGTCGGCGCGCGTCGCCCTGGCGTCGGTGGCCAGCGAGCACACGCTCGGGGTCGGTGAGGTCGTGGAGCTCCTCGACGAGACTTCACGCGTCCTCGCAGCCAGTCGCGAGCTCGAGGAGAAGTCCCGTCAGCTCGAGGCGGCGTCGGCGGAGCTCCGCCAGGTGAACGACCGCCTGCAGGAGCTCGATCGCCGCAAGGACGAGTTCCTGTCGACGATGGCCCACGAGCTGCGCACTCCGCTCACGGCGATTCGCGCCTTCGCCGAGATCCTGCACGACAATCCCGACCTCGGTCTGGACCAGCGCAACGAGTTCCTCGGCATCATCGCGCGCGAGAACGAGCGCCTCACCCGCCTCATCCAGGGCCTGCTCGATCTCGCGAAGCTCGAGGCGGAGGGCGTCTACGAGGGCACCGGAACCGTGCAGCTCGCCGACGTCGTGCGCGACGCGGCGGAGTCGATGGGTCAGCTCGCGCATTCGCGCGGCGCCCTTCTCGAGCTCGAGCTCGCCTCGCCCCTGCCGCGCGTCGCCGGCGACGGCGATCGGCTGGTCCAGGTCGTGATCAACCTGGTGTCGAACGCGCTGCGTCACGCCGCGACCGAGGCCGGCAGGGTCGTCGTGAGTCTCGATCGCCGCGATGGCGCGGTGCGCCTCGCGGTGGCCGACAACGGCCCGGGCATACCAGCGAACTTTCGCGAGGCGGTCTTCGAGCGCTTTCGCCAGGTGCCGCGCGGCAACGCCGACCGTCGGCAGGGCGCCGGTCTCGGGCTCGCCATCTCGCGCAAGATCGTCGAGCAGCACGGCGGCCGGGTCTGGGCCGAGAGCTCGACCTTGGGCGGCGCCCGATTCGTCGTCGAGCTGCCTGCAGCACTCGATCCCCCGGACCACTCCGGGCGTCCGGAGACATCGCTGCCCCGCCATTTCGAACCAGGAGGTGCCCCATGA
- a CDS encoding response regulator, translated as MTRRPRVLIVDDEPNIVLSLQFLLSREGYEIDIARDGEAALEIAARTPPDLVVLDLMLPGLDGYEVCRRLRASPATAATRIVVVTARAREAERVRGLEEGADAYVTKPFSTRDLIATVGRFLGRAPS; from the coding sequence ATGACTCGACGGCCGCGGGTCCTGATCGTGGACGACGAACCCAACATCGTTCTTTCGCTGCAGTTTCTGCTCTCCCGTGAAGGCTACGAGATCGACATCGCGCGCGACGGCGAAGCCGCCCTCGAGATCGCAGCGCGTACTCCCCCCGATCTCGTCGTGCTCGACCTCATGCTCCCGGGCCTCGACGGCTACGAGGTCTGCCGTCGCCTGCGCGCCTCTCCGGCCACCGCCGCCACCAGGATCGTGGTGGTCACCGCCAGAGCCCGGGAGGCGGAGCGGGTGCGGGGCCTCGAAGAGGGCGCCGACGCCTACGTCACCAAGCCGTTCTCGACGCGCGACCTGATTGCCACGGTCGGACGCTTTCTGGGCCGGGCGCCCTCGTGA
- a CDS encoding SMP-30/gluconolactonase/LRE family protein, giving the protein MPLLPKTLAALGPAFLVTATLWSTQAAPPPAPSTSAAAASAKAAAAPSTPAPMTATSPQGAASVAAPEADLAGAMQAFAAGIDAKDRKDFAAFRAGMERAVELLPDPARLLYRLAVSRLLAGDAPGAVAAYARQVDAGVFRDPRQDPDLAALLPDPGFQQALARLDALKSPIAASSPAFELPERDLIEGIAHDPQSGAFFLSSVVQRKVVRRTKDGKVSDFVPSGAHGLLSALGLAVDARHRRLWVLSAGIPQTRDLKVTDRKKSALLAFDLDSGAWQRTVDAPPGDRSWNDLELADDGSVFVSDPAAKALLRIKPDGGILTLLESEEHLGSPGGLALSADGRLLYVADWTNGLGVLDLQATETGSTGAARWRWMRPPPNSTVLGIDGLRRHGNRLIAIQNGINPPRILSLELASDGRSLVAAKTLERNLPEWDEPTLGVLADGAFWYIANSHWPSFPGDDSAPTDVTKLSPTSVRRLPLD; this is encoded by the coding sequence ATGCCCCTTCTTCCCAAGACTCTAGCCGCCCTCGGCCCGGCCTTTCTCGTCACCGCCACGCTGTGGAGCACCCAGGCAGCGCCTCCGCCCGCTCCGTCGACTTCCGCCGCTGCGGCGTCTGCGAAAGCCGCTGCTGCGCCCTCGACACCGGCGCCGATGACAGCGACGTCGCCGCAGGGCGCCGCTTCCGTCGCTGCGCCCGAGGCCGACCTCGCCGGCGCCATGCAGGCGTTCGCGGCCGGCATCGATGCCAAGGACCGCAAGGACTTCGCGGCCTTCCGCGCCGGCATGGAGCGCGCGGTCGAGCTGCTGCCCGACCCGGCGCGACTGCTCTACCGGCTCGCCGTGTCCCGGCTCCTGGCCGGGGACGCGCCCGGGGCGGTGGCGGCCTACGCCCGTCAGGTCGACGCCGGGGTCTTCCGCGATCCGCGCCAGGACCCCGACCTCGCCGCGCTCCTTCCCGACCCCGGCTTCCAGCAGGCGCTGGCGCGACTCGACGCGCTGAAGAGCCCGATCGCGGCCTCGTCGCCGGCCTTCGAGTTGCCGGAGCGCGATCTCATCGAGGGCATCGCGCACGATCCGCAGAGCGGCGCGTTCTTCCTGTCGAGCGTCGTGCAGAGGAAGGTCGTCCGGCGGACGAAGGACGGCAAGGTCTCCGACTTCGTGCCGAGCGGCGCTCACGGCCTGCTCTCGGCACTGGGGCTGGCGGTCGACGCCAGGCATCGCCGGCTCTGGGTGCTCTCGGCGGGGATCCCGCAGACCCGCGACCTCAAGGTCACCGACCGCAAGAAGAGCGCTCTGCTCGCCTTCGATCTCGATAGCGGCGCCTGGCAGCGCACGGTGGACGCGCCGCCCGGTGACCGTTCCTGGAACGATCTCGAGCTCGCCGACGACGGCAGCGTCTTCGTCTCCGACCCGGCGGCCAAGGCGCTGCTGCGCATCAAGCCGGACGGCGGCATCCTGACGCTCCTCGAAAGCGAAGAGCACCTGGGCTCGCCGGGGGGCCTCGCGCTCTCGGCCGACGGCCGCCTGCTCTACGTCGCCGACTGGACGAACGGTCTCGGCGTGCTCGACCTCCAGGCGACGGAAACGGGGAGCACGGGCGCAGCGCGCTGGCGCTGGATGCGGCCGCCGCCGAATTCGACGGTGCTCGGAATCGACGGCCTGCGCCGCCACGGCAACCGCCTGATCGCCATCCAGAACGGCATCAACCCGCCGCGCATCCTGAGCCTCGAGCTCGCGAGCGACGGCCGCTCCCTCGTCGCCGCGAAGACTCTCGAGCGCAACCTCCCGGAGTGGGACGAACCGACCCTCGGCGTCCTCGCCGACGGCGCCTTCTGGTACATCGCGAACAGCCACTGGCCCAGCTTCCCCGGCGACGACAGCGCCCCCACCGACGTCACGAAACTCTCGCCGACGTCGGTACGGCGGCTACCTCTCGACTAG
- a CDS encoding prohibitin family protein encodes MLFLLALGIAVVAFFAARQMSGGTDDPMRAAAMAASRKFLTVVGAIALLASITQLIRVIPAGHVGVIDLFGVVRSESLKSGIHIVNPLARVIPMSIKTQEIKEQMEVPSKEGLAMQLEVSALFHLDPEKAPEVYRTVGTSYVEILLEPQFRSVARGVTASYEAKALYTSEREHLAGLLAEELRKLVEPRGITVENTPLRKVGLPSGLSASIEQKLSAEQESQRMEFVLMKERQEADRKRIEAQGVADFQTIVSAGISDQLLKWKGIEATMEIARSQNAKVVVIGAGKDGLPLILGGQ; translated from the coding sequence ATGCTCTTTCTGCTCGCCCTCGGTATCGCTGTCGTCGCCTTCTTCGCCGCCCGCCAGATGTCGGGCGGCACCGACGATCCGATGCGCGCCGCCGCCATGGCGGCATCGCGCAAATTCCTCACGGTCGTCGGCGCCATTGCGCTCCTCGCATCGATCACCCAGCTGATACGAGTGATCCCGGCCGGCCATGTCGGGGTCATCGATCTGTTCGGCGTCGTCCGCTCCGAGAGCCTGAAGTCGGGAATCCACATCGTAAACCCGCTGGCCCGCGTCATCCCGATGTCGATCAAGACGCAGGAGATCAAGGAGCAGATGGAGGTGCCGTCGAAGGAGGGGCTGGCGATGCAGCTCGAGGTCTCGGCCCTCTTCCACCTCGACCCGGAGAAGGCGCCCGAGGTCTACCGCACGGTCGGCACGAGCTACGTCGAGATCCTCCTCGAGCCGCAGTTCCGCTCGGTGGCCCGCGGCGTCACCGCCTCGTACGAGGCGAAGGCCCTCTACACCTCGGAGCGCGAGCATCTCGCGGGCCTCCTCGCGGAGGAGCTCCGCAAGCTCGTCGAGCCGCGCGGCATCACGGTCGAAAACACGCCGCTGCGCAAAGTCGGCCTGCCCTCCGGTCTCTCGGCCTCGATCGAGCAGAAGCTCTCCGCGGAGCAGGAGAGCCAGCGCATGGAGTTCGTCCTCATGAAGGAGCGCCAGGAGGCCGACCGCAAGCGCATCGAGGCCCAGGGCGTCGCCGACTTCCAGACCATCGTCTCGGCCGGCATCTCCGACCAGCTCCTCAAGTGGAAGGGGATCGAAGCGACGATGGAGATCGCCCGCAGCCAGAACGCCAAGGTCGTCGTCATCGGCGCCGGCAAAGACGGCCTGCCGCTCATCCTCGGTGGGCAGTAG
- a CDS encoding pyridoxal phosphate-dependent aminotransferase: protein MPRFPHAAKHLAAIPPSVYSGLAHRLDRFAGETYPLHVGDTFLEPPEGCRMEDLRVAEFPGMHRYAPVHGLPALLDALVERERRKTGLPLERENILVAAGATGGLGAVAGAILEPGDEVLILAPYWPLIEGIVRSFHGAPVAVPVDFGGAAPESPGSDTAASLVAKLEARRTGRTAALYFSTPNNPSGRILPRAWVEAMVEWARARDLWILSDEVYEPFLFQGEHTRALPLAPERTFLAQTFSKCYGMAGNRCGYMVGPAAVMAELRKVATHTFYSTPTAAQLAAVRALDGRGDAWAASACAGYEATARAAAALLRVPTPEGSTFLFFDVAAHLDERGLAPLLEACVERGLLIAPGPSFGPYPTHVRLCYTAVPPERALAGVAILAEILGR, encoded by the coding sequence ATGCCGCGCTTTCCCCACGCCGCGAAACACCTGGCTGCCATCCCGCCCTCGGTCTACTCGGGCCTCGCGCACCGTCTCGACCGGTTCGCCGGCGAGACCTATCCGCTGCACGTTGGCGACACCTTTCTGGAGCCGCCCGAGGGCTGCCGGATGGAGGATCTCCGGGTCGCCGAGTTTCCGGGCATGCACCGCTACGCGCCGGTTCACGGTCTGCCGGCGCTGCTCGACGCGCTGGTCGAGCGCGAGCGCCGGAAGACCGGGCTGCCCCTGGAACGCGAGAACATCCTCGTTGCGGCCGGGGCGACCGGCGGTCTCGGGGCGGTGGCCGGGGCGATCCTCGAGCCCGGCGACGAGGTGCTGATCCTCGCCCCCTACTGGCCGCTGATCGAGGGCATCGTGCGCTCGTTCCACGGCGCGCCGGTGGCGGTGCCGGTCGACTTCGGCGGCGCCGCCCCTGAATCTCCCGGCTCCGACACCGCCGCGAGTCTCGTGGCGAAGCTCGAAGCCCGGCGGACCGGCCGCACCGCCGCGCTCTACTTCTCGACGCCGAACAACCCGAGCGGCCGGATCCTGCCGCGCGCCTGGGTCGAGGCGATGGTCGAGTGGGCACGCGCCCGCGACCTCTGGATCCTCTCGGACGAGGTCTATGAGCCGTTCCTCTTCCAGGGCGAGCACACCCGCGCGCTGCCGCTCGCGCCGGAGCGGACCTTCCTCGCGCAGACCTTTTCCAAGTGCTACGGCATGGCGGGCAACCGCTGCGGCTACATGGTCGGCCCGGCGGCGGTCATGGCGGAGCTCCGCAAAGTGGCGACGCACACCTTCTACTCGACGCCGACGGCGGCGCAGCTCGCCGCGGTGCGGGCGCTCGACGGCCGCGGGGACGCCTGGGCGGCTTCGGCCTGCGCGGGTTACGAGGCGACCGCCCGCGCCGCGGCGGCGCTGCTCCGTGTGCCGACGCCCGAGGGCAGCACGTTTCTCTTCTTCGACGTCGCCGCCCACCTGGACGAGCGCGGCCTCGCGCCGCTCCTCGAGGCCTGCGTCGAGCGCGGCCTGCTGATCGCGCCGGGCCCGAGCTTCGGGCCCTATCCGACCCACGTGCGGCTCTGCTACACCGCCGTCCCACCCGAGCGGGCGCTCGCCGGCGTCGCGATCCTGGCGGAGATCCTCGGCCGGTAG
- a CDS encoding VWA domain-containing protein: protein MSPRRSSRRLRRVRQAVPGLVRLARIPLLTLLLLGMLAPAAAVGQAPPALAIVSPVAGVPAFGAIEVVVEPSGISPRRMEFWFNGIKAGELTRPPWKLTIDTGEENIERRFRVVATAAGGQRVEMEAMLPEIHVDDELDLPLQQLYITATSAGATVDDLPRDGFKVFDSGRRQQLVTFEHGDVPLTAVLLIDSSLSMAGAPLRAALAGAHSFASGMAELDEAMLLLFADRVAAHTAWSDDPDELLSGLEGVEARGGSAVNDHLFLALQLLEKRQGRRVVILLSDGVDVESLLHAAEVHEIAVRSQALVYWIRASAEPFDLLVRSAWRNVVEHSTEIRQLDATVAASGGRRIDIQRFEDAADAFQQILTELREQYVLGFYPDRVRHNGTWHPLRIEVDAKGVELRTRDGYFDD, encoded by the coding sequence TTGAGCCCGAGACGTTCGAGCCGCCGGCTGCGCCGCGTTCGCCAGGCGGTGCCCGGCCTCGTGCGGCTGGCGAGAATCCCGCTCCTCACCCTGCTGCTCCTCGGCATGCTCGCACCCGCAGCCGCGGTCGGCCAGGCGCCGCCGGCGCTCGCCATCGTCTCGCCCGTGGCAGGGGTGCCGGCCTTCGGCGCGATCGAGGTCGTGGTCGAGCCGAGCGGAATCTCGCCCCGGCGCATGGAGTTCTGGTTCAACGGCATCAAGGCCGGAGAGCTCACCCGGCCGCCCTGGAAGCTGACCATCGACACCGGCGAAGAGAACATCGAGCGCCGGTTCCGGGTGGTGGCGACCGCAGCAGGCGGCCAGCGCGTGGAGATGGAGGCGATGCTGCCGGAGATCCACGTCGACGACGAGCTCGATCTTCCCTTGCAGCAGCTCTACATCACGGCGACGAGCGCCGGCGCCACGGTGGACGATCTGCCGCGCGACGGCTTCAAGGTCTTCGACTCCGGTCGGCGCCAGCAGCTCGTCACCTTCGAGCACGGCGACGTGCCGCTCACCGCGGTGCTGCTCATCGACTCCTCGCTCAGCATGGCCGGTGCGCCGCTGCGGGCGGCGCTCGCCGGTGCCCATTCCTTCGCCTCCGGCATGGCCGAGCTCGACGAAGCGATGCTGTTGCTGTTCGCGGATCGGGTCGCCGCCCACACGGCGTGGAGCGACGATCCCGACGAGCTCCTTTCGGGTCTCGAGGGCGTCGAGGCGCGTGGCGGCTCGGCCGTCAACGACCATCTGTTCCTCGCCCTCCAGCTGCTCGAGAAGCGCCAGGGACGCCGGGTGGTCATCCTGCTCTCGGACGGCGTCGACGTCGAAAGCCTCCTGCATGCGGCCGAGGTGCACGAGATCGCCGTCCGCAGCCAGGCGCTCGTCTACTGGATCCGCGCCTCGGCCGAGCCGTTCGACCTCCTCGTCCGCTCCGCCTGGCGCAACGTCGTCGAGCACTCGACCGAGATCCGCCAGCTCGACGCGACGGTCGCCGCCAGCGGCGGCCGCCGCATCGACATCCAGCGATTCGAGGACGCCGCCGACGCCTTCCAGCAGATCCTCACCGAGCTGCGCGAGCAGTATGTCCTCGGGTTCTATCCCGATCGCGTGCGGCACAACGGTACCTGGCACCCCCTGCGCATCGAGGTCGACGCCAAGGGCGTCGAGCTGCGCACGCGCGACGGGTATTTCGACGACTGA
- a CDS encoding transglycosylase domain-containing protein, translating to MRAFLRSHRRWWLLLSPLVLGWTAFVAIAFWRSTLTAPEPTLLVRDRAGRFVGELPDRGDRRGPLDERLGFWEVGELPERVVAATLAIEDRRFWLHPGVDPIAVARALKQNLTSDERVSGASTLAMQVARLQSPGERGYWRKALEAATAWIATARYGREGVLRHYLRIVPYGHRIHGIAYAARRYLDKPVEDLSWAEIAFLAAIPQSPSRMDPYAPAGRLRAIRRGREILARLGARGTIPPVDLAAASAEIDHLALPWKGERAEAALHALLRYDTLVPAELRRVRPLVTSTLDLDLQREVEGLAWRAVRDASDRGAGNAAVLVVDRRSWEVVAAVSSTGYFDAERAGAIDYLRLPRSSGSTLKPFLFAQALERGTITPASVLDDLEPGPSGILNSDARFLGPMLPRVALANSRNVPAVALLARLGLDEGYAFLADLGLHDHARPAKRYGLGLAIGSLPVTLERLVTAYTTIAGDGTLHELRWYENSGPEARGDTLRQPGDTLQGVPSSSASSGRRLLSESTARLVTLFLADPQARLPTFPRMGFSEYPFAVAVKTGTSSRYRDAWTVAWSKRYLVGVWVGHPDERPMTALSGYRIAARLAQSVVLRLHGESRDGLEGLEFPEPRGYRSLKLCALSGQRATVACDRVVLEWLPPEAGELAGLGECTVHRRVAVDRRSDRIATAATPAQFVDVRTYVDLAPRYARWLAASAAAVYPTSEGDIFSSVGDTLQGVPWKATAALPTIEITSPENGLRLLLDPETPPSQNTLALAAVVEPRVDQLVWYVDGRPFHTVEPPFDLRWPLVAGEHTFQARIPFTAARSRAVTVVVE from the coding sequence GTGCGCGCGTTTCTCCGATCCCACAGACGCTGGTGGCTGCTGCTGTCGCCGCTGGTTCTCGGCTGGACCGCGTTCGTGGCGATCGCCTTCTGGCGTTCGACGCTCACCGCGCCGGAGCCGACGCTCCTGGTGCGCGATCGGGCGGGGCGGTTCGTCGGCGAACTGCCGGATCGCGGTGATCGCCGGGGTCCGCTCGACGAGCGGCTCGGCTTCTGGGAGGTGGGGGAGCTCCCGGAGCGCGTCGTTGCGGCGACGCTGGCGATCGAGGACCGGCGGTTCTGGCTGCATCCCGGCGTCGATCCGATCGCGGTGGCGCGCGCCCTGAAGCAGAACCTGACGAGCGACGAGCGGGTCTCCGGCGCTTCGACGCTCGCCATGCAGGTCGCCCGGCTGCAGAGTCCGGGCGAGCGCGGCTACTGGAGGAAGGCGCTCGAGGCGGCGACCGCCTGGATCGCCACCGCGCGCTACGGCCGGGAGGGCGTCCTGCGCCACTACCTGCGCATCGTGCCGTACGGCCATCGCATTCATGGCATCGCCTACGCGGCGCGGCGCTACCTCGACAAGCCGGTCGAAGATCTGTCCTGGGCCGAGATCGCCTTTCTCGCGGCCATTCCGCAGTCGCCGTCGCGGATGGATCCGTACGCTCCCGCCGGACGGCTCCGCGCGATCCGCCGCGGACGCGAGATTCTCGCGCGGCTGGGCGCCCGCGGCACGATCCCGCCGGTCGACCTCGCGGCGGCTTCCGCCGAGATCGACCATCTCGCCTTGCCCTGGAAGGGCGAGCGCGCCGAAGCCGCCCTGCACGCGCTGCTGCGCTACGACACGCTCGTGCCGGCGGAGCTTCGCCGGGTGCGGCCGCTCGTCACTTCGACGCTCGATCTCGACCTGCAGCGCGAAGTCGAGGGGCTCGCCTGGCGCGCGGTGCGCGACGCCTCCGACCGCGGTGCCGGCAACGCCGCCGTGCTGGTCGTCGACCGGCGAAGCTGGGAGGTCGTGGCGGCGGTCTCTTCCACCGGCTACTTCGACGCCGAACGGGCTGGAGCGATCGACTACCTGCGCCTCCCGCGCAGTTCCGGCAGCACGCTCAAGCCGTTCCTGTTCGCGCAGGCACTCGAGCGCGGCACGATCACGCCGGCCTCTGTCCTCGACGATCTCGAGCCCGGGCCCTCCGGAATCCTGAACTCGGACGCGCGTTTCCTCGGGCCGATGCTGCCGCGCGTCGCCCTCGCGAACTCGCGCAACGTTCCGGCGGTGGCGCTCCTCGCCCGCCTCGGGCTCGACGAGGGCTACGCCTTCCTCGCCGACCTCGGACTGCACGACCATGCGAGACCTGCGAAGCGCTATGGCCTCGGCCTGGCCATCGGCTCGCTGCCGGTAACGCTGGAACGGCTCGTCACCGCCTACACGACGATCGCCGGCGACGGTACGCTGCACGAGCTGCGGTGGTACGAGAATTCGGGCCCGGAGGCTCGAGGGGACACCCTTCGTCAACCAGGGGACACCCTTCAGGGTGTCCCCTCCAGCAGCGCCTCTTCCGGCAGACGTCTCCTCTCCGAGTCGACCGCCCGCCTCGTCACGCTCTTTCTCGCCGATCCGCAGGCGCGCCTGCCGACCTTTCCGCGCATGGGCTTCTCCGAGTATCCGTTCGCGGTGGCGGTAAAGACGGGAACCTCCTCGCGCTATCGCGACGCCTGGACGGTGGCCTGGTCGAAGCGCTATCTCGTCGGGGTCTGGGTCGGCCACCCGGACGAGCGCCCGATGACCGCGCTCTCCGGCTACCGGATCGCCGCCCGGCTCGCGCAGTCGGTCGTCCTTCGCCTGCACGGCGAGAGCAGGGACGGGCTCGAGGGACTCGAGTTTCCCGAACCGCGGGGCTATCGCAGCCTGAAGCTCTGCGCCCTCTCGGGCCAGCGGGCGACCGTCGCCTGCGATCGCGTCGTGCTCGAGTGGCTGCCGCCCGAAGCCGGCGAGCTCGCCGGGCTCGGGGAGTGCACCGTGCACCGCCGGGTCGCCGTCGACCGGCGGAGCGACCGCATCGCGACGGCCGCGACTCCGGCTCAGTTCGTCGACGTCCGAACGTACGTCGACCTGGCGCCGCGCTACGCGCGTTGGCTCGCTGCCTCGGCGGCCGCCGTCTATCCGACTTCGGAAGGGGACATCTTCAGTTCGGTCGGGGACACCCTTCAGGGTGTCCCCTGGAAAGCCACCGCAGCCCTCCCGACGATCGAGATCACCTCTCCCGAGAACGGACTCCGCCTGCTGCTCGACCCCGAGACGCCGCCTTCGCAAAACACGCTCGCGCTCGCCGCCGTCGTCGAACCCCGAGTGGATCAGCTCGTCTGGTACGTCGATGGCCGGCCGTTTCACACGGTCGAGCCACCGTTCGATCTGCGCTGGCCGCTGGTCGCCGGCGAGCACACTTTCCAGGCGCGCATCCCGTTCACCGCCGCGCGGTCGCGGGCGGTGACGGTCGTCGTGGAGTAG